A single Capricornis sumatraensis isolate serow.1 chromosome 20, serow.2, whole genome shotgun sequence DNA region contains:
- the CFAP20 gene encoding cilia- and flagella-associated protein 20 isoform X2, which yields MFKNTFQSGFLSILYSIGSKPLQIWDKKVRNGHIKRITDNDIQSLVLEIEGTNVSTTYITCPADPKKTLGIKLPFLVMIIKNLKKYFTFEVQVLDDKNVRRRFRASNYQSTTRVKPFICTMPMRLDDGWNQIQFNLSDFTRRAYGTNYIETLRVQIHANCRIRRVYFSDRLYSEDELPAEFKLYLPVQNKAKQ from the exons ATGTTCAAAAACACGTTCCAGAGCGGCTTCCTCTCCATCCTCTACAGCATCGGGAGCAAACCCCTGCAGATCTGGGACAAAAAG GTACGGAATGGCCACATCAAAAGAATCACCGATAATGACATCCAGTCCCTGGTGCTAGAGATTGAAGGAACAAATGTCAG CACCACGTATATCACATGTCCTGCAGACCCAAAGAAAACGCTGGGAATTAAACTTCCCTTCCTTGTCATGATCATCAAAAACCTGAAGAAGTATTTTACCTTTGAAGTACAG GTACTAGATGATAAGAATGTGCGTCGGCGGTTTCGGGCAAGCAACTACCAGAGCACCACCCGGGTCAAGCCCTTCATCTGTACCATGCCCATGCGGCTGGACGACGGCTGGAACCAGATTCAGTTCAACCTGTCAGACTTCACTCGGCGGGCCTATGGCACAAATTACATTGAGACCCTCAGGGTGCAG ATCCATGCAAACTGTCGCATCCGACGGGTTTACTTCTCAGACAGACTCTACTCAGAAGACGAACTGCCAGCAGAGTTCAAACTGTATCTCCCAGTTCAGAACAAGGCAAAG cAATAA
- the CFAP20 gene encoding cilia- and flagella-associated protein 20 isoform X1, which produces MFKNTFQSGFLSILYSIGSKPLQIWDKKVRNGHIKRITDNDIQSLVLEIEGTNVSTTYITCPADPKKTLGIKLPFLVMIIKNLKKYFTFEVQVLDDKNVRRRFRASNYQSTTRVKPFICTMPMRLDDGWNQIQFNLSDFTRRAYGTNYIETLRVQIHANCRIRRVYFSDRLYSEDELPAEFKLYLPVQNKAKVSRLS; this is translated from the exons ATGTTCAAAAACACGTTCCAGAGCGGCTTCCTCTCCATCCTCTACAGCATCGGGAGCAAACCCCTGCAGATCTGGGACAAAAAG GTACGGAATGGCCACATCAAAAGAATCACCGATAATGACATCCAGTCCCTGGTGCTAGAGATTGAAGGAACAAATGTCAG CACCACGTATATCACATGTCCTGCAGACCCAAAGAAAACGCTGGGAATTAAACTTCCCTTCCTTGTCATGATCATCAAAAACCTGAAGAAGTATTTTACCTTTGAAGTACAG GTACTAGATGATAAGAATGTGCGTCGGCGGTTTCGGGCAAGCAACTACCAGAGCACCACCCGGGTCAAGCCCTTCATCTGTACCATGCCCATGCGGCTGGACGACGGCTGGAACCAGATTCAGTTCAACCTGTCAGACTTCACTCGGCGGGCCTATGGCACAAATTACATTGAGACCCTCAGGGTGCAG ATCCATGCAAACTGTCGCATCCGACGGGTTTACTTCTCAGACAGACTCTACTCAGAAGACGAACTGCCAGCAGAGTTCAAACTGTATCTCCCAGTTCAGAACAAGGCAAAGGTGAGCCGGCTTTCCTGA